One segment of Daphnia magna isolate NIES linkage group LG2, ASM2063170v1.1, whole genome shotgun sequence DNA contains the following:
- the LOC116915603 gene encoding LOW QUALITY PROTEIN: RING finger protein nhl-1 (The sequence of the model RefSeq protein was modified relative to this genomic sequence to represent the inferred CDS: deleted 2 bases in 2 codons), translated as MEQFDQLLTCCVCLDRYRNPKLLPCQHSFCMEPCMEGLINYVTRQVKCPECRAEHRIPYQGIAAYPTNVTLQRFLELHIEITGELPDPTSGQVMERCGVCSEKNYCTLCCHCDKKVCADCKEGHLDILRREIARINNQVRRTLPRLQDALGVIDKNSNQLEVNCRAIVEEVDGLYRRLSKALKDRTDFIKSEIEVFMAKELKALKGLRANLEHEISNFDSNSEFAEKHVTAGTSGTDGGSSSTSTSSSNTVCWDDNELMDTKDIFLRTMEFIRNFETETGDYHRRVRFFVPQDPNQLSNTLANLGELTILAGPSSSSSGPYQPGPPQPPSLGPGLMRSKSDHRVAAQFRQQEERYNAAYGSDNNDDLGGGSGRPRYFGERHGSISTRAVDRYDTSSRRNDYGDYEEPSDIGRRKFRSRFMRHHDSGDSDNEPAGRSVRFQAGETGTSDSAANKKERQRVLDTEDAARGPLSGITRLSDSPRVIKRLQEVGRKKKATPPSTLNLSTPAAPVHQSLASPSRVPPRPTAAARQVSEEDEIAKIKKQNKGQEASADGSTRKADGGASVPSTSTGSADRPRFTSQQNSSSTEQQKAPSASRQTSTTSASEKPTTESATSSGATPAPETAEEARTRRRSLLASTKSGTPSETESSSRQTTDRTPIASSYAAAVASRTSSPADDSSDRLSRRVGRVSTERFNKSSSESSTSAESSTHSSPVRNTGAAFSTVELKNRFGGGISAGRKSSTGSTNGDASASMATTATRSRFGNTSGGATSPSSGAGRFGSSSGTASSAATTSVASSNGTAAGVAPHRFQSRFLGRAGTPTAEASRGSENSQSSSSDDSSDSSESDSADKPATGKNAAVSKTAVAPKPTTTPAATKDRELARTDIGPLLARSAQARDTSTYPSSISNSNHTSASSAGNSRPTTTSDSPSSYTPRSRATAASTASTSSSSRPYSSTSRYGTDSTTTGSALSRSRTGSALADDMENKYPLTSKYLNRSRANLSSDTGGYGADSGGYHGSSSSASSSTPRYSQTRGYQSRFLNKSKSSAALDCAPDDNNEMVDDDEDNVDDNGDDNSKSSAPSAASASSASQPLLVVSGDERYPSGRSRYAALKDRRSRLARSKSSHDVGPPASLGLAAPSSSSNELTVGDGGVGAKATDPHYYGQLGGEVGDTGTSSLEPTSPTAEAGSGSSLSTWARYLKNKYGPRNKEGEGQNQQPSSTTNSDPSAAGGSKQQQQAHPASRFSRARSTGVSGNNAANGRNDSDEITGPSSGLITSSSRHQYMQKRKVLMKIGTRGSEAGSFTWPRGVAVAPDNSIVVADSSNHRVQVFDSTGHFLKEFGYYGNGEGEFDCLAGVAINRIGQYIIADRYNHRIQVFDPSGRFLRVFGSQGTSDGKFSYPWGVTTDALGFIYVCDKENHRVQVFQSDGTFVGKFGTMGNRPGQLEHPHYIAVSSTNRVIVSDSNNHRIQVFDVNGKVIATFGVEGADEGQFKFPRGVAVDDQGYIVVADSGNNRIQVFTADGVFVKAFGCWGCGDGEFKGLEGIAVMSNGNIVCADRENHRIQVF; from the exons GTGATGGAACGTTGCGGGGTTTGCTCGGAGAAAAACTACTGCACGCTGTGCTGTCACTGCGACAAGAAGGTTTGCGCTGACTGTAAAGAGGGCCACCTGGACATCCTGCGGCGGGAAATAGCTCGGATAAACAACCAGGTGCGGAGAACCTTGCCTCGTTTACAGGACGCCCTGGGCGTTATCGACAAGAACTCAAATCAGCTGGAAGTCAACTGTCGTGCCATCGTCGAAGAGGTTGACGGACTGTACAGGCGCCTCTCCAAGGCGCTGAAAGACCGTACGGACTTCATCAAGAGCGAGATCGAGGTCTTTATGGCC AAGGAATTGAAGGCATTGAAAGGGCTGCGGGCCAACCTGGAACACGAGATCTCAAATTTTGACTCGAATTCCGAATTTGCCGAAAAGCACGTGACAGCTGGAACGTCCGGCACCGATGGCGGATCATCATCAACGTCCACCTCTTCATCCAACACCGTCTGCTGGGACGACAACGAGCTGATGGATACCAAAGATATTTTCCTGCGCACCATGGAGTTCATCCGCAATTTCGAAACGGAGACGGGCGATTATCATCGACGAGTGCGATTCTTCGTGCCACAAGATCCTAACCAGCTGTCCAACACCTTGGCCAACCTGGGCGAATTAACTATTCTCGCAGgcccgtcttcttcttcttcaggcCCATACCAGCCCGGCCCACCTCAGCCTCCGTCGCTCGGCCCCGGCCTGATGCGCAGCAAGAGCGATCACCGAGTGGCTGCTCAATTCCGTCAGCAAGAAGAACGCTACAACGCGGCTTACGGATCGGACAACAACGACGATCTCGGTGGAGGCAGTGGCCGGCCGCGTTACTTTGGCGAACGACACGGTAGCATCAGCACTCGGGCCGTCGATCGTTACGATACGTCGTCCCGCCGCAATGACTACGGTGATTACGAGGAACCGTCGGATATTGGCCGGCGCAAATTCCGGTCACGTTTCATGCGCCACCACGACTCGGGCGATTCGGATAACGAACCTGCTGGTCGATCTGTTCGATTTCAGGCAGGCGAGACTGGAACTTCTGATTCTGCGGCCAATAAAAAAGAACGCCAGAGGGTGCTGGACACGGAGGATGCGGCTAGAGGGCCACTCAGCGGTATCACGCGTCTGAGCGATTCGCCACGAGTCATCAAACGGCTTCAGGAAGTCGGCCGTAAAAAGAAAGCCACGCCACCGTCCACGCTGAATTTATCTACGCCCGCTGCTCCCGTCCATCAGTCATTGGCTAGCCCATCTCGCGTCCCGCCGCGTCCGACCGCGGCTGCACGCCAAGTGAGCGAAGAGGATGAGATAGCCAAGATTAAGAAACAGAATAAAGGCCAGGAAGCGTCAGCTGATGGTAGCACTCGAAAAGCGGATGGTGGTGCCAGCGTGCCTTCGACTTCGACGGGATCAGCTGATCGACCGCGATTCACCAGTCAGCAGAACAGCAGCTCGACGGAGCAACAAAAGGCACCGTCAGCGTCGAGGCAGACGTCGACGACGTCCGCTTCCGAAAAACCGACGACCGAATCTGCGACCAGCTCTGGAGCGACGCCTGCCCCGGAGACAGCGGAGGAAGCGCGGACTCGAAGGAGGTCTCTGTTGGCCAGCACGAAAAGTGGAACACCCAGCGAGACGGAATCGAGTTCCAGGCAGACGACAGACAGGACGCCGATAGCATCGAGTTATGCCGCAGCCGTGGCTTCACGGACGTCATCACCGGCCGATGATTCATCCGACCGGCTAAGTCGACGAGTGGGCCGCGTCTCAACTGAACGCTTCAACAAGTCCAGCTCGGAGAGCAGCACGTCGGCAGAGTCGTCGACTCACTCGTCTCCTGTGCGCAACACGGGCGCCGCTTTCTCCACCGTCGAATTGAAAAATCGCTTCGGCGGCGGAATTAGCGCCGGACGCAAGTCTAGCACAGGCAGCACGAACGGCGACGCTTCGGCGTCGATGGCCACGACGGCCACTCGAAGCCGGTTCGGTAACACGAGTGGCGGCGCTACCAGTCCATCATCTGGAGCTGGACGCTTTGGAAGTAGCAGTGGTACGGCCAGCAGCGCCGCCACGACAAGCGTTGCTAGTAGCAACGGAACAGCTGCAGGAGTAGCCCCGCACCGATTTCAGAGTCGTTTTTTAGGCCGGGCTGGCACTCCTACAGCAGAGGCCTCGAGGGGATCCGAGAATAGTCAGAGTAGCTCATCCGACGACAGTTCAGATTCGTCGGAATCCGATTCAGCCGATAAGCCGGCCACTGGTAAAAACGCAGCAGTCAGCAAAACTGCTGTTGCACCAAAACCTACCACCACCCCTGCCGCTACCAAGGATCGGGAATTAGCTCGGACCGACATCGGGCCTCTGTTGGCCAGGAGTGCACAGGCTCGCGACACATCCACCTACCCCAGTAGTATCAGCAACAGTAATCACACTAGCGCCAGTAGCGCCGGTAATAGTAGACCGACAACCACATCCGATTCGCCGTCCTCGTACACACCGAGGAGCCGGGCCACCGCGGCGAGTACAGCCTCGACGTCGTCGTCGAGTCGGCCCTATAGTTCAACTTCTCGTTATGGAACGGATTCGACAACGACCGGCTCAGCTTTGTCCCGAAGCAGGACAGGCTCCGCGCTTGCCGACGACATGGAAAACAAGTATCCTTTAACGAGTAAATATCTGAACCGATCGCGGGCGAACTTGTCCAGCGACACTGGAGGCTACGGAGCCGATTCGGGGGGCTACCACGGTAGCTCGTCTTCAGCTTCGTCGTCGACACCGCGCTACTCGCAAACGAGAGGTTATCAGAGtcgttttttaaacaaaagtAAGAGCTCTGCTGCGCTAGACTGCGCACCGGATGACAACAATGAGATGGTCGATGACGACGAGGATAACGTAGACGATAACGGCGACGACAACAGCAAGTCGTCGGCGCCATCGGCTGCGTCGGCCTCGTCGGCGTCGCAGCCGCTTCTCGTCGTCTCCGGTGACGAACGGTATCCAAGCGGCAGGTCGCGATATGCAGCCCTTAAGGACCGCCGATCCCGGCTTGCCCGCAGCAAGAGCTCTCACGATGTGGGACCACCCGCTTCCTTGGGGCTGGCAGCGCCGTCATCATCGTCAAATGAATTGACGGTCGGCGACGGCGGCGTTGGCGCCAAGGCGACGGACCCACACTATTACGGCCAGCTGGGCGGAGAAGTCGGGGATACCGGGACTTCTTCGCTGGAACCAACATCGCCCACAGCTGAGGCCGGCTCAGGATCTTCTTTGTCCACCTG GGCGCGATATTTAAAGAATAAATATGGTCCGCGGAACAAGGAGGGAGAAGGGCAAAACCAGCAACCGTCATCGACGACCAACAGCGATCCATCGGCAGCTGGAGGAAGtaaacaacagcaacaagcGCATCCGGCGTCGCGCTTCAGCCGCGCCCGATCCACCGGCGTGTCCGGTAATAATGCGGCCAACGGTCGCAATGATTCCGACGAGATAACAGGCCCGTCATCAGGTTTGATAACGTCATCGTCCAGACATCAATACATGCAGAAGCGGAAGGTGTTGATGAAGATCGGCACTCGTGGCAGCGAAGCCGGATCTTTCACTTGGCCGCGGGGAGTCGCTGTT GCTCCCGACAATTCCATCGTCGTTGCCGATAGCTCCAACCACCGAGTGCAAGTGTTCGATTCGACCGGTCACTTTTTGAAGGAATTCGGTTATTACGGCAACGGTGAAGGTGAATTCGATTGCCTGGCCGGCGTGGCCATTAACAGGATCGGCCAGTACATCATT gCGGATAGATACAACCACCGAATCCAGGTGTTCGATCCTTCGGGACGTTTCCTGCGAGTCTTTGGCTCGCAGGGCACGTCCGATGGCAAGTTTAGCTACCCATGGGGTGTAACAACCGATGCGCTGGGCTTCATCTACGTCTGCGATAAG GAGAATCATCGAGTACAGGTGTTCCAGTCTGACGGTACCTTTGTTGGGAAATTCGGTACCATGGGCAATAGGCCCGGTCAGCTGGAACATCCGCACTACATTGCCGTTAGCAGTACAAATCGCGTCATTGT ATCCGATTCGAACAATCACCGAATCCAAGTCTTCGACGTCAACGGCAAAGTTATCGCTACGTTCGGCGTTGAGGGGGCTGACGAGGGACAATTTAAGTTCCCCAG GGGAGTAGCCGTTGATGATCAGGGCTACATCGTTGTTGCCGATTCCGGTAACAATCGGATTCAAGTGTTCACAGCCGACGGTGTGTTCGTTAAAGCTTTCGGCTGCTGGGGTTGTGGTGATGGAGaattcaaa GGACTGGAAGGCATAGCCGTTATGTCAAACGGCAACATCGTCTGCGCCGACCGGGAAAACCATCGGATCCAAGTCTTCTAA
- the LOC116915604 gene encoding LOW QUALITY PROTEIN: protein FAM135A (The sequence of the model RefSeq protein was modified relative to this genomic sequence to represent the inferred CDS: deleted 1 base in 1 codon), with the protein MGDLQATLELFVELNKFYNVDLFQRGIYQVRGHLRTSPKIAVKLEGSLYHRPNGNNNSGQGTGSGSQQQTSSSASTANILHPACVLNGSFISQTFQILYRNEDVCLSDMAQFRLHVLVDSHKIEETLERLDLHLVMELWFSEQGYSLGDSGLDSQERFSNGSGSGGGGILCVSSRTLQLHLSPTRGLHYHLPVLFDYFHLAAITVTVHASLIAVHQPYIKRSMKHLVQSCAPRSGRSRMGNNARTSYSRYDESSFDSFFFPGGTGVKSTGHAGWRLAQARQVHRDVCSLLSASAESLRSARRRFLNELPEDDEHSRLRNAEEQKITASASQVTLGGSRDGHVSDCEEEFVAAANNEIGQLCAHNVLLWRKLLDVFAGSEPVRLMLAQQHHAHRVRRFAEAFYVVNHPRPAMANCNDADVHTYLYVTEALRKSRYLASLPPLPVECLEMNGDINTLPVIFEDRYEPLISVGSKKRSNTNPSTKSITPQHCDGPLEFHQPIYEEINPQTPTGNKALLQQQSRQSHRPAGATLVVNHVYRSLPQTPLISGASPSVLHHHLGQQELLLGDHRRRSYGGEKGQIQAELARPVVSMMASSRPDDESEEPLVRHDDDDADRLNDNGNSAGRSRFKFRPLVTSKSSENFQQLRRVAMAAAARRNPSLPVKLLGYKPLMESSVVNPQSNSESLPDLKFTTPHSPSRQAVTQRTRPPTSDLAFCHSVSDPALVRASSGRTLKTNDITVKAMAPSSPLIERLRADGLNSSASDCSDQSGWVSSTMSSRQNSPPPAHHRCRTEHCYPDSEPAPLAPPEEFQDPPRLRNFAAKRYNLNSMLISPKRDAPPEGTRGTFRSLGEDVGSCSSSTNGNQPSRSKPRPLSQEELRLLQLLLYEMCRPGQPNPLIRALSHSLYESLAVSLSLTSNNPSGQNYKMPEPNVSHSTSLPCLIKNHDDERLDLHPLHAQYQENQRQLQQQQLLQQQQQQQQQQHATPPEQRASIQANIQQRSVSLSTLQPKEEKPEGEGEGEELLQQKLVSMLGDGTLSFLKAKEDFKRQIHFNGTLYSDIHPINPTSPYFHVAEELRPFSPEGLHLIVCVHGLDGNSADLRLVKTYLELVLPGSNLDFLMSERNQGGTFSTFDTMTDRLVSEIFCYLEGNNLNPKRISFVGHSLGTIIIRSALTRPQMRPLLPKLHTFLSLSGPHLGTLYNSSGLVNMGLWLMQRWKKSGSLQQLSLKDAEDPRNSFLYKLARNSELHHFRYVILSASAQDRYVPLHSARVEMCRAAVKDPTVLGTIYQEMVHNILGPLMNNDKVTVVRYDIHHALPSTANALIGRAAHIAVLDSELFIEKFLLVVGSKYFQ; encoded by the exons ATGGGTGATCTTCAAGCAACACTAGAGCTCTTTGTGGAATTGAATAAGTTCTACAATGTGGATCTCTTCCAACGAGG AATATACCAAGTGCGGGGGCACTTGAGGACGTCACCCAAGATCGCCGTTAAACTGGAAGGATCGCTCTACCATCGACCAAACGGAAACAACAATAGCGGTCAAGGAACGGGCAGTGGTAGCCAGCAGCAAACCAGCTCCTCTGCATCTACGGCCAACATCCTACACCCGGCTTGCGTCCTCAACGGCTCTTTTATCAGTCAAACATTCCAGATCCTGTACCGCAACGAGGACGTCTGCCTGTCGGACATGGCCCAATTTAGATTGCACGTCCTAGTGGACAGCCATAAG ATTGAGGAGACGCTCGAACGATTAGATTTACATCTGGTGATGGAGCTGTGGTTCAGCGAACAGGGCTACAGTCTGGGAGATTCGGGATTGGATTCCCAGGAACGTTTCAGCAACGGAAGCGGTAGCGGTGGCGGCGGCATTTTGTGCGTCTCAAGCCGGACGCTGCAACTTCATTTGTCGCCCACGCGCGGCTTACACTACCACCTGCCTGTTCTTTTCGACTATTTCCATCTGGCAGCAATCACGGTCACCGTCCACGCCTCTCTCATCGCCGTCCACCAACCTTACATCAA GAGGAGTATGAAACACCTGGTGCAGAGTTG CGCTCCTCGAAGCGGCCGATCTCGGATGGGCAACAATGCACGGACGTCGTATTCGCGTTACGATGAATCGTCGTTCGATAGTTTCTTCTTCCCCGGAGGG ACCGGAGTCAAGTCGACAGGCCATGCCGGTTGGCGGTTGGCTCAAGCTCGACAGGTCCACAGGGACGTCTGCAGTTTGCTGTCGGCGTCTGCTGAATCACTGCGATCCGCACGGCGCCGCTTTCTCAACGAGCTGCCGGAAGACGATGAACACTCTAGACTGCGCAACGCTGAAGAGCAGAAGATTACCGCATCCGCATCGCAAGTCACCCTGGGTGGCAGTCGCGACGGTCACGTGTCCGACTGCGAGGAGGAATTTGTTGCAGCTGCTAATAACGAGATCGGACAGCTTTGCGCTCATAATGTCCTTCTCTGGCGCAAGTTGTTGGACGTTTTTGCCGGAAGCGAACCCGTCCGCTTGATGCTGGCACAACAGCATCATGCCCACCGGGTCAGACGTTTCGCTGAGGCATTTTATGTTGTCAATCACCCAAGGCCGGCCATGGCCAACTGCAACGACGCCGATGTACACACCTACCTCTACGTGACGGAAGCGCTGCGCAAATCCAG GTACCTGGCCAGCTTGCCACCATTGCCGGTAGAGTGCCTAGAAATGAACGGCGATATCAACACTTTGCCTGTCATTTTCGAGGATCGTTATGAGCCGCTAATCAGCGTCGGATCGAAGAAGAGATCTAACACTAATCCTTCGACTAAGTCGATCACACCGCAGCATTGTGACGGCCCTCTAGAGTTTCATCAGCCCATTTACGAAGAGATCAACCCACAg ACCCCGACTGGCAACAAAGCGCTCTTGCAACAGCAGTCACGGCAATCGCATCGTCCTGCGGGTGCCACTTTAGTAGTGAATCATGTTTATCGATCACTGCCTCAGACGCCCCTCATTAGCGGAGCGTCTCCATCCGTCCTGCATCACCACCTGGGCCAGCAAGAATTGCTGCTAGGAGATCATCGAAGACGCTCGTATGGCGGAGAAAAGGGTCAGATTCAAGCGGAATTAGCACGTCCTGTCGTCTCGATGATGGCGTCATCACGTCCCGACGATGAAAGCGAGGAACCTCTCGTTCGTCACGATGACGACGACGCTGACCGTTTAAATGACAACGGCAACTCGGCAGGCAGATCACGTTTCAAATTCCGGCCGTTGGTCACTAGCAAGAGCTCGGAAAACTTCCAGCAACTAAGACGGGTCGCCATGGCAGCC GCTGCCAGAAGAAATCCATCTCTGCCCGTCAAATTACTCGGTTACAAGCCTCTGATGGAGAGCAGCGTAGTTAATCCGCAATCCAATAGCGAATCGTTACCCGATCTCAAATTCACAACTCCCCATTCCCCCAGCCGACAGGCCGTTACACAGCGGACGAGGCCGCCGACATCGGATCTGGCTTTTTGCCACAGCGTATCCGATCCGGCTCTTGTTCGCGCTTCCAGCGGACGGACCTTAAAAACAAATGATATCACTGTCAAAGCTATGGCGCCCTCAAGTCCTCTCATTGAGCGTCTGCGAGCTGACGGTTTGAATTCCTCAGCCAGCGACTGCAGTGACCAGAGCGGATGGGTGTCTTCGACCATGTCCAGCCGACAGAATAGCCCGCCACCAGCTCATCATCGCTGCCGAACCGAGCATTGTTATCCTGATTCAGAGCCCGCTCCGCTAGCTCCGCCGGAAGAGTTCCAA GATCCGCCTCGGTTGAGAAACTTTGCCGCCAAGCGGTACAACCTGAACTCCATGCTCATCTCACCCAAGCGAGACGCTCCACCTGAAGGTACCCGTGGAACATTCCGCAGCCTTGGAGAAGACGTGGGCagctgcagcagcagcactaATGGCAACCAGCCCAGCCGTAGCAAACCGCGCCCACTTAGTCAAGAA GAACTCCGGTTGTTGCAGTTGTTATTGTACGAAATGTGCCGGCCAGGCCAACCGAATCCTCTCATTAGAGCGTTGTCTCATTCACTTTACGAGTCGTTGGCTGTTTCtct ATCTTTGACGTCCAATAATCCGTCCGGCCAGAACTACAAGATGCCAGAGCCGAATGTTTCGCATTCTACGTCCCTGCCCTGCCTCATTAAAAATCATGACGACGAACGACTAGACTTGCATCCTTTACATGCGCAATACCAAGAAAACCAACGCCAGTTGCAACAGCAGCAGTTgctgcagcaacaacagcaacaacagcagcagcagcatgCTACGCCGCCAGAACAACGCGCCTCCATTCAGGCCAATATTCAGCAGCGATCTGTGTCTCTGTCGACGCTTCAACCTAAA GAAGAAAAGCCTGAAGGCGAAGGCGAAGGCGAAGAGCTCCTGCAGCAAAAGTTGGTTTCGATGCTGGGTGACGGTACGCTTTCCTTCCTCAAAGCCAAGGAGGATTTTAAACGTCAGATTCACTTTAACGGGACGTTGTATTCGGATATTCATCCAATCAATCCGACGTCGCCTTATTTCCACGTGGCTGAGGAGTTGAGGCCCTTCTCGCCCGAGGGACTTCACTTGATCGTTTGCGTCCACGGACTCGATGGAAACTCTGCTGATCTGAGGCTGGTCAAAACCTATCTGGAATTGGTTTTGCCCGGTTCCAATTTGGACTTTCTCATGTCCGAACGCAATCAg GGTGGGACGTTCAGCACATTCGATACGATGACCGACCGCCTCGTATCCGAAATCTTCTGCTATCTGGAGGGCAATAATCTCAATCCGAAAAGGATCAGTTTCGTCGGTCACTCACTGGGCACCATAATTATACGATCGGCTCTAACGCGACCGCAGATGCGACCCCTTTTGCCCAAACTCCATACTTTCCTCTCACTGTCTGGGCCTCATCTGGGCACCCTTTACAATTCTTCCGGACTGGTCAATATGG GCTTATGGTTAATGCAACGCTGGAAAAAATCTGGCTCGTTACAGCAGCTATCTTTAAAGGATGCTGAAGATCCGCGCAATTCTTTCCTATATAAACTAGCTAGAAACTCGGAATTGCATCATTTTCGCTATGTGATTCTTTCAGCATCTGCTCAGGATCGATATGTTCCTCTA CATTCGGCTCGCGTGGAAATGTGTCGAGCAGCCGTGAAGGATCCCACCGTTTTGG GCACAATCTATCAGGAAATGGTTCATAATATCCTCGGTCCATTGATGAATAACGATAAAGTGACGGTAGTCCGTTACGATATCCATCACGCTCTGCCATCAACTGCCAACGCCCTGATCGGTCGTGCCGCACACATTGCGGTACTCGATTCCGAACTTTTCATTGAAAAGTTTCTTCTCGTCGTAGGATCAAAGTATTTTCAATGA
- the LOC116915636 gene encoding major facilitator superfamily domain-containing protein 12 produces MGSGGGGSISWGQKLSFGTGHVLNDLCASVWFSYLLVYLQYVLLIPSGLSGIILLIGQIADAIATPLVGILSDHGQCCCIGGQRLCNYGKRKIWHLIGSICVIVSFPLMFVGCMGLCEHSNGIGYLVILIALVCLFQFGWAAAQISHLAMIPELTHVEAERDELNIIRFSFDIITDILVYAIALIIFSQSSHNLSQVTTESGIDFMILALSITGIGIIFTVIFHVGVDEKPIKIERPAAIMGTAAVSLKTQWLGWFYNWHFYRVGILYTAARLAHNTSIVFVPLYLQETQQSAEMLALIPLVMNIAGLLGSGLLKITIKLYGKKASYAMASLMGLISCIWLVIDTNLSENATTLDPLLGPPSSDNAQFYLLASMMGGGAAMVVILSLTSAADLIDSNTETSAFVYGCMSFCDKMSSGIVVAVIQGLHSWVCQEGCTYFYAQVLIYGVGIPFIFVIITSLLGPKTQSEQHEGRNVKNYGTCRTEEATSLIEYVH; encoded by the exons ATGGGGTCTGGCGGTGGTGGTTCAATTAGTTGGGGACAGAAGTTGTCTTTCGGTACGGGTCATGTTCTCAACGATTTGTGCGCTAGCGTCTGGTTCAGCTACCTTCTTGTTTATCTTCAGTACGTCCTGCTG ATCCCTAGTGGGCTTTCCGGCATTATCTTGCTCATTGGCCAAATTGCTGATGCCATAGCGACTCCGCTGGTGGGCATTCTATCCGATCACGGTCAGTGTTGTTGCATCGGCGGACAAAGGCTGTGCAattatggaaaacggaaaatatGGCATCTTATTG GTTCGATATGCGTCATCGTTTCGTTCCCGCTCATGTTCGTTGGTTGCATGGGCTTATGCGAGCACTCAAATGGCATTGGCTACTTAGTCATCCTTATAGCTCTTGTCTGCCTCTTTCAGTTTGGCTGGGCAGCTGCCCAAATTTCTCACCTTGCCATGATTCCCGAACTGACACACGTTGAGGCGGAACGGGATGAGCTCAATATCATCAG GTTTTCGTTTGATATCATCACGGATATATTAGTATACGCCATTGCGCTCATCATTTTTTCACAGAGCAGCCATAATTTGTCCCAAGTCACAACTGAAAGCGGCATTGACTTTATG ATTTTAGCGTTATCAATTACTGGCATCGGAATCATCTTTACGGTCATCTTTCACGTTGGTGTTGACGAAAAACCCATCAAAATTGAAAGACCTGCAGCCATAATGGGCACAGCAGCCGTTTCGTTGAAAACTCAGTGGCTGGGGTGGTTTTACAACTGGCATTTCTATAGG GTTGGAATCTTGTACACTGCAGCCCGACTAGCTCACAACACATCTATTGTTTTTGTGCCACTTTATCTACAAGAAACTCAACAATCAGCAGAA ATGTTGGCTTTGATTCCTCTGGTGATGAACATCGCTGGCCTCCTCGGTTCCGGTCTCCTCAAAATCACTATCAAACTGTATGGCAAGAAAGCTTCTTACGCAATGGCTTCTCTTATGGGATTGATCAGTTGCATTTGGCTCGTCATCGACACAAACTTGTCGGAAAATGCAACAACATTGGATCCCTTGTTGGGACCACCTTCTTCGGACAATGCACAATTTTACTTGCTGGCTTCAATGATGGGTGGTGGGGCTGCTATGGTAGTTATCTTGTCTCTCACGTCCGCTGCTGACCTGATCGATAGCAATACG GAAACGTCAGCATTTGTCTACGGTTGCATGAGCTTCTGTGACAAGATGTCTAGTGGTATTGTCGTTGCTGTTATCCAGGGATTGCATAG TTGGGTTTGCCAAGAAGGTTGTACTTATTTCTATGCCCAGGTGCTCATCTACGGTGTTGGTATTCCTTTCATCTTTGTCATAATAACGAGCCTGTTGGGACCCAAAACACAAAGTGAGCAACACGAAGGGAGAAACGTGAAGAACTATGGAACTTGTCGGACCGAAGAGGCGACGTCGTTGATCGAATATGTTCACTGA